The genomic stretch cataatctacttgcagttgacattttgaaaatgttgtggatgagtggctgaaaatgcatctcaattctcaattaagctaaaaaatctcaacctgaCAGAACTCGTTAAAGTTATGATAAAATTGACTAACTCCTGGAGGTGCGGGATTCATGGGCGAATCTAGCCTATTAGGtggtggggcaaatgcccctcctcagTTCTTGTTTGcctttataaatttattataaatttttaaatatatgttAAAAATTGCACTTATTGCCCCTgctcaaatataaaaaatttcctATATATATCATTTTGCCCCTCTTATAATAAAATCATGGATACGTTCCTGGTGGGATTGATCAGATTTTGGCTAaacttcatatattttttttaacaatttaccatatttttatttacatctcatttttgttgataaatgaatgTAGGCCACAATAAACTCGAAAACGAAATCATTGGCATCAGACGGTAGCCGCACTACCATTACGTCAAAGCAAACGCACTACATCTTGTTACTTATCTATGGGGatattagtaattaatattaagaaattttttgaaatattaattTGTACACAAATATCAAAGTTGATTCTATAATATCATAAAGTAAAATTCCAATTGTTCATAGAATTAGATCGGTTCTACTAAGGATAGGTCATATTGATGACCAAGAAAACTCTGGAGAAGAAGCTAGCTTCAACACTACATAGGATTGTCAATTAAACCTCTGAGTTAATTTAAATTACATTGACGCTCTAACATAACATCTGTTTAAATTACATGACATTTAGTTGATGAGATGGAAGCTAACATAACATTTGTGTAATAAACTTCAcatgatataaaaataaaatcacaatttGGATGCGGTTATTCTGAGCTAATTATTCGACACCAATTTTTGAGTGATTTGTATTCTTCGATCTTCAATCAACCTTCTCTTGATGAACACCTTGGAAAATCGTTTTACAACAAAATTGTTCTTATGGAGTATTGCCTTTCCCCATCTTCAATTTTCTTGACCGTAAGACAACATGGAATTAATCATGTGAAAATTTTTGCAGCCATCGTACTACATTTAATCATAGTACTAACATTATCAAGAAACTAATCAAAATTTACATTTGTATCAGTGGTAGATCCAAGATTTTCCATTTGGGAgtacgataaataattatatagatTCGGAACTTCAAAAGATAAccaattctttttcttttcttttcttcaagTATTTGTTTTCTCGATGAAAatccattattttattattgctATTAAAAACATCATAAAGATATGCATAAGATAGAATCGAAAAGTTAAaaactaattatatattatgacaAGACTATATGGAATTAAAATGCATAAGAATatattaataaactaaaatgaCGAAGACATAAAAAATGCTTTGAAAGATttgaaaaaatagtaaaaataaatatatactcctatgtAAATTGTGTAGAaggattaaaaattaaaaatataaaaatgcatATGATAAAAAATTGTACTACATTTCAGTTAGTGAGTGTCGGACAAAGGACAAGCTTGTGAAATGGGAGGTGACTATCACTGGACCATGTACATGAATTAGTATTGTGTATATTTAAATAcattatgatgaaatttttttggATACAATTGTACCCATTGTCGATACTGTGATATTACTATATAAAGCGAGAATACATTAATGTTTAAATCGTCGCGCTACCACTAGGTCGGCTTCGAGCCCATGACTATGCTTACATACCACGACCTGCATCGATTTCCAACGGTAGTATAAAGCGAGAATATATTAATGTTTAAATCGTCGTGCTACCACAAGGTCGGCTTCGAGCCCATGACTATGCTTACATACCACGACCTGCATCGATTTCCAACGGTAGTTCCAGCAAATTGCagtaaaattgaaataaacCACTAGCCTAGCTAGGTTAAAATATGGTTGAACTGAACACTGAAAAATATAGACCAAAATATGGCTATCTATAAACCAAAACACTAATGAATGACATTGAATAATCTATCCAGGAAGAGTTGAGCAAACGGCTTATTAATAACTGGGCCTTCTGCAAAGTAAAATAATCCGCAGCCCAAATCCTGATCGGAAATACCAAAATCCGTTGGCCGGAAGAAGACGGATATGTTATCCCATCCCACCTCAATTTCATTCTTCTCGCCGCGGCGTTCCTTCCCCAGCGCGCTGCCTTCTCACAAGCTCCAAACCCCCGCGTTTTGCTGTCCTCAGAAGAAGAGCAAGACGGGGTCCTTGCTGTCACCGGCGGCGCTCCCTTTCGACCTCTCCCCTCCTCCCATCGACCTCGACCCGCTGGTAAGCCGCTCTCACTATAATCTATTTCTCACGCATTTAGTCTTTGCTGAGTATACATTATTCCCGACTCTGTTCAATCAAATAGCTGTGAGTTTGTTAGGTTATTCTTTGTTGAAGCGTGCTTTACCCTAATTATGAGATTTTGCTgatggattattttagttggttGGAACGTCTGGCTATTAATAGGTAATTTATTGAATGAGTTTCGGGTTCATGGAAATGATATCCATCTCAATGTTTCCATCACTTAGCAACTTACTTAGTGATGAACTCTGAGATACAAATGAGTTGCACCTGAAAATTGAATTACACTTGGCTCCTATCCTTTAAGTGTTATTTGTGTTTTCTCAAACGTAATTCTTAATTTGGAAAATGGAAGAATAGTAGTATTACTTTCTAGAAGATTATTTACTAGAGCTAAAGTTTCTATGAGATTATGTTGCTTAATGCTATTTCTATCTCCTTGCTCAAGGAACTCTTTGATTGTTACTCATTTGTCAGGAGACAGCGGCTTTTCCTGAAGAAGATGGAACCCCAGATGCATACGCCAGTGCAGATGAGGCATTGGATGCATTTGCTAATGGTGCAGTGGTATGTagataaattcaatttttttatatcattgttcatgttaaaataatagcGTAAGCACTATCTATTCGAAATATCATGACTAGATGAATTGTTCTGGTTCAAATTCTCCCAAATTTGGCAGGAAGAATTACTTTATTTGACTTATGTGAGCAAGTAAAAGAATGATGATTAATTTGATATAGAATGGTATATGGATTCCACTATGCATAAGCCGCAAATACATGTCCTTTTGCTTACATTTTAAATTCGGCTAATAAATAAAACTATTATTTGGCTACTTAGACATGAAGAGAGTGGTATTAATAAAAGGCTAGAGAGCAGCTTAAAGTGACTATCTTGGAAATTTGAGAATTTCATCAAGAGGAGGCTCAAGGTGTTGAGCTTCATGATGATGAATAATCATCTGATGATGCATAGTTTAGGAATTTTGAGTTATTTAGCATGTCAAAGAGTTCCATAGTTTGTTTTATAGCTTTTCAGCAATTTTCttctagttatgcatttaaaCACCTCTAACTTTGTGTGTGCTACTCGTTGATGTATTTCTCTCTTAAGCTTGTTTTGGTTCCAATAATGGATTAAGCataattttcttcatattttacGTTAGGAGTCTTATTGCACCTATGATATTTTTACCTTATTTTTGCTCACTAAAGGGCAGGTGCCTACTCATTTTTCCTTGTACTATGTATGTGGGCTCACACGCACTTCACAATTTCCACGTTTAATAGCCATTAGTCTCTGCTTGTACCCTAGTGTTtaagataaaaaataaaagtatggCCATTATATATGCACATTTTTGATGTTCACATGTACTGCCTCGAGGAGAACTAGTCTCATTTAAAACATCATAGCTACTTTCACCTATCACATTCCTTTGAACTTATTCAGTTTGATATCCCAGATGCCTGCTAAATGACAATTTTTTTTGCCATCTCCTCAAGCTTCCATATTGAGAATTGAACTGATTTGAGTTTAGTTTGTAATTTTTCTTTATGTGTAGCTGAACCTGCTGAATATTATGCCAAATGCATTTTCTCTGATAATCTTATTTTCTTGATTAACATATAATGGATGGCTAGGTTGTGGATCTTTCAGACTATGGCCGAGTAAGAGGTAACATACTTTTcaactttttttccttttgatcACCAATCTTTGTGATGCTGTTCTTTTATATGGTGATAATCGGAAACTTAGTATGTAATCAGTTGTAGAATACATATAATAGGATCATACTTTAGACTTAGAGTGAATGCTCAACAATAACTAGTATGCATATAATTGTTATTCTTTTCATCCTTGACTGTTGACTTCTGGTAAAGTCAGTGGGGAAGATCGTATTCAGTTTCTTCATAATCAAACCACTGCAAACTTTGAATGTCTTGGTGAAGGCCAGGTAGTTCATCTGCATATCCCACATTCTTTTCTCTACTTCTTAATATTAGCTACTCTTTCGGTGTTGAATGTTGAGTGAATTTTGTAGGGATGTGACACAGTGTTTGTGACACCAACAGCTCGGACTATTGATATTTCACATGCATGGGTCATGgtaatttaaatttgtatttgcAAATACTCCCAATTTTTATCATTCAAACTCTTCCAAGTTTGTATGATTGGTGTTTATCTGCATGTTTCATCTACAGAACAATGCTGTTATTCTGGTTGTCTCTCCAATGACTTGTGGAAGCATAACTGAAATGCTGAAGAAGTATGCTTTATAAATGTTTCCCTATGGTTTGCAATCACTGCAACTTCCTATTTGTTTATGATTTATTTCATTCTGTTTCTAGCCCATTTTGGCTTTACTTTACACCAGAACTAGCTTTGGTTCATCCTTCCTAGCTGACTGTGTACAGAAAAAACCACAAAATTTCTTTCCTTTGGGAAAACTTAGTTTAATATTGACTATCAAGATTATTGCAGCATATCTTGATTCATTATTCATATTTGCAAAGCATCTTCTTAAAAGCTCCATGTTAGAAACTTAGATCCAATCGTTATACTACTACCAGCTTTTGAAACAGCGTTACATCTTATTCAAAGCCATTTCTTTGGTTtagaaaattgtgtttatctgatttttattgaattttatcGAATGGCGCTTTAGCTATATAGAATGTCCTTAATTGAAAATAGTCCATAAAAGTATGTAGTATGATAAATTGTGTTTCGAAACCTCATTcaaataacaattttttttaaagaatggATTAATGATGTATTTCAGTAAAGTATATACTACAAACTCGTACCACTCGCAACATTACATCCTTTTAATATCATTATGAGAATACAAATAAAATCATTTCTGAACAATGATAATTTACAACATATAAAAACTGTTATAAGTTATAACATTTTATGGTTATATCCATGAACTTATAAAATCATGAGAACACCAATAAAATCATTTCCTAATAAATCTCACATCTTTCTGACACAGGTACATATTTTTCTCTGACAAGGTGGAAATTCAAGATATTACTGAAAAGACCAGCATGTGTGCATTATTGGGACCTAAAAGCAGCAAAGTATGTTTTGGTGGTATATTTAGGATGGTTGAGAATTTTCACTTCCTGATTATGTTCCGTTCTTCACATTTCTGTTCTGTCCAATTTGGGTTACTGGGACAGATAATGGACGAATTGAATCTAGGAAATCTAACTGGAAAAGCATATGGCTCTCATGAGCATTACAGTGTAAGTTTTCTTCTGATTTTTGAGGTACTGCCAAATTTATTTCATATCTGCCATATTGAAGCTAATGGAGGTGTAACGCTTCTGGCGACCATGTTAATAATAGTTTCTTTACACAGTTATGTGCCATGATTTGTTGTAGGCTTCTGAACCTTTGTAACTACCATGAACTCGGTGTATTCTCCTTGGTTAGTTTTTTGTTATTGTTGACTAAAACGACACTCCTATATTATTGTACTTTATGGTTAAACAGATCATGAAGCTTTTTCAATTGCATCTGTGATACCTATCTATATGGTCCATTGAGTTTCTTATATGACTTTTTGGCCACTAACACGTTTCTGCAAATTATGATCCATGTGACCATCAATAGTGGCAGGAAATACAGTAAAACAAGTTGGTTTCTTAGATGATAACTGCTACATTTGTAATCTGTAACTATATGATAATCTCGTGCTTCGTATGTTGTTTTTCATTTCACAAAAATGTTTGTGAACTTTGTTTTGTTATGTAGGTTGATGGGATGCCGGTTACTGTGGCAGTAGGTAGTACCGTTTCAGTGGAAGGCTTCACATTTATGATGTCTCCTGCTGCTGCAGGAGCCATCCGGAAAGCTCTTATAGGCCATGGGGCAGTTCCTATGAGTCCTGATGCTTGGGAGACATTGAGGGTGCTTCAAGGTTCTTGTCTTTTCTCAATTGCTTGTAACATTCTAATGCTTTTAAGACAAAATATTCCCTTTGTGGTACATTGACCTTTCACCCTCATCAAGTCATTGACATTTTTAGACATCTGCAGGAAGACCAGCTCCTGGGAAAGAACTCACTGAGGAATTTAATGTTTTAGAGGCTGGTCTTTGGAGGGCTGTTTCGTTCAACAAAGGTTTCACACAATCATTTCTATGTATGAAATACGGCATGGTTATATGAAGCTAAATTCTTTTGCAGGATGTTATAAAGGACAAGAAACCATCTCAAGACTTGTTACTTATGATGGAATCAAACAGAGATTTTGGGGAATTCGTTTATCATCTCAAGTGGCACCAGGCAGCATCATTACTGTAGACGGGAAAAAGGTAATACACAATATTCACTCAATATCACGGATGTCTTTCTGACTACCTAAATTAGCCTTTTCTGAGTTAAGGTTGAAAAAAAGGAGGTAATTGTGCCTAAATACACTAACTTTCACCCAattcttattatgattttgcaTATGAATAAAAAATTCTGCCTCTAAATATGCGAACTTTCAAGTATCTTGTTTTTTTATACCATTATCAGTTTTGGACGAAGTAATGTCACCGTGACTAGCTGAAGTGGCAATTTAATGACATCATGACAAGCTGAAGTGGCATAAACATCCAGCCACATTGTTTAGTATATCAATCGTTTAAGCCATACACACATTTAGGTGTCCACCCTCAGCATTAAATTAGAAGCAATTTGACAACATTGTGAAAATTTTGAACAATTGAGTTATTTGAAGGCACCCCCCCcccaacacacacacacgctCACAAAAGCAATTGAATTTTGCATGAACACTTCAGATTAGTGTTGTTGTTTGCAACCTATCAACCTTAATGAAGGTGTGATGAAAGCCCTGTCATGTTACAGGTGGGAAAACTGACAAGTTATACGGATGGTACGAAAGCGTCTGGGCCTTTTGGACTCGGATATATTAAGAGGAGGGCGGCTTCAGAGGGGGACTCTGTAACAGTTGGAGACACTGTTGTTGGGACTCTAGTTGAGGTTCCCTTCCTAAAGGATCAACCTCCACCATCCAAAGCCTAAGTTTAGTTACTACATGCTTGTATAATAAACTAGGGATATCCCAAAGTcccattttatttcataataatCTTTTACCACATCTTGGATTTGAATTCTGTTCAAGGTGTGGTTATATTTATCCAAATGAATGAACTAACAAAATGTCTATCCTATACCTCGCACTAGTTGTGGATTCTCCTATGCGTTGATAGCCCCTTCTAGTTAGAAGTGAAGAAACATCTTGTTTGACTTGTATATCAAgccattttcatttttgggaAACTCATATTTTCAACCTTTAatgaatttgatattatcttCAACAACAAAAGAAAATCTTTCTTGGATGAAGGTACAGAGTATGTACATCATGATACAATATGCCTATCACTTGAAACAAAAATAGGCCGTTCACACGACTCAACTCCAATCAATGTAATGATCGGACATGTCTACTTAGATCCATCTCGTGATTGAAAACAACGTAGGTATTCACTTAATTAGTCGAATGATGAAGAACATCCTTCTAAAATGTTAACTATCTGCACCCGTTGATCGTTGCTGAGTTCAGCTGGAAACCCAACCAGGAACTTGAGTCTGAGGTTTCCTCTATTACCTTGTTTTGAAATAGGCATGCCTTGTCCAGGTACTTTCTTCTCATATCCTGGATATATGATATCATCTATGGACACCGTCATCTGGCCTCCTCCTAGCAGAGGGATTGGAGTGGTGCATCCCGATAGAGCTTGAACAAGAGGGACCTCCAACGCAAGCTCCAAATCATCACCATCTCTTCTGAATAACGGATGCTTTTTCTCAACAACGGAGAATACTAAGTCAGCAGGGAGAGTCCCTGGCTTTTCATCACCCTTCCCTTCAAACGTGATCTCCGTGCCCTTCTTCCATCCCGGCTGCACGTGGATTGTGAGTAACTCTTCCTCTTCAACAATCAACCTGTTCAAGTTTCATGTTAATTTTTTGAAGTTGAGTGAAGAGTAGAAATTATTTGCATGATACCCTGAATATATGGCATCTCTTGTGATCTTGATATTTTTGACACATCCAAGGCACAGTTCCTCAAGGGTGCATGCGATCTTTTTCTGAACGGGAGGAGGTTTTATACGAGCTGCAGATTGTGAAAAGAATATGGGAGTGCTGCATCTCCGGCTAGCTACTTTAGAAAAAGGGACAAGGTCTTCGGGCGTGGAGGGTGTCGTGGGCGCGTCTCCTACAGACAAAGGATATAATCCGAAAGGAGGAGCAGGAGGTATATTATTTCTCCTGCTGGATAATGTGGGGCTGGTTAGAGGGCTTGTGCGGCTTGTTGTACGTGAAAGAAGGGTTGGATGGGAAATTTGGAGTCCGTTGGCTTTGTCACAATCGTGTGACTTTTTCTTCTTGTGTTTGGGCTTACGTTCGCCATTGCTTGGATTTGCATTGCCTTCTCCTCCTCCACCTCTATTCTTGAGGATGTCTTCCTCTCTTTTCTTGAGGCTAAGGGCCTGAAAGAGAAGTTGTGTCAAGGATGATATGACAATAACAAATTATATATGATGGAGATAGATGCTTAGTGCTTCTTACCCTGTAGGCTTCATTGATGGAACAAAATTTGGCTTGAGCTTCTATTTTGTTGGAGGGATTTCTGTCAGGATGCCATTTCTTCACCAGAGATTTGTATGCTTTACAAATCTCTGAGAGGGATGCCGATTTCGGGATTCCGAGAACGTTATACCAGTTTGATGTTTGTGACTTTGAAGAATCTCCCATCTGCAGGGGGACTGGAAAAAGAGAGAAGATGATGGAAGGGAAGGGCAAGAGAGATCTCTCAAGgaaaaggaagaaaagaaaagattgtTTTAATCAGATGGTTCAAATGCCAAAGAAATGAAATATAACATGAAGCGCTTTATTAGGAGGCATTCTGAGGCATCTTTGCTATgacaaacaagaaaaaaaatacagtaAGTAACTGAATTTATGCTTTCGTACCTGCCGTATTTAATTTTGGatatcaaactaaataaattgAAGGTAGTACATGTGAATATCAAAATGTAATATTGATTTCAAGTGGTGTTTACATTTGTCATGTCctatagtatttaatttatagGTAAATTAGATAACAATtctcaaaaataatatttttgagCTTGTCCAAATATGTCCTTCAAGCATGTATTATATCTGCAAACATGTAAAGTTAATATGTAAGTACATAATATTACCGATTGTTACACAAATTACAACTAATTATATGAAAAGAGTGAACTATAATCGATCCGTGTGCATGGTAGAAATTTAGTGATTGTTACATAAGTTACAATACCAATTACAAACTACTCTGCtttctaattatttaaaattaataagtaGTTATTGTTGAGAATTATTCTTAACAAATCTGAACATACGTAAtggtttaattttatagtactttaagtagtagtattaattttgtttaaatCAATTTTACAGCTAAAATCCAAATTATAGTTTCAATAGAAGATTAATTTTACTGAAAATTTTGTATTGACACTAAGTCAATTTTACACTTCAGTCCAAATTAGGAGTAGATGAAGTCCACCAAAGGTCTTTGAGAATACATGTTGTGAAGGGTATGCTTGTGTATGCGATGACAATTCAAGTGTAAATGTCAAGCAAATAGTAATTTTACTTTATCTatttacattaaactcaaagTTAAAAgaattttttctatattttactcataaaatttgaaaatgtgaTTTGAATTTGTTTTAGTGTAAACCCAAAAATGGGTATATTTTACTCAAACTCCACGATGAAATTGATTTTGAAGTATTATTGAAGCTAATTGCTTAttctattttaaatttcaaagtACCATTCTTAGAGAAAGTGTAAGATGGTTTATAGGTGTTCCAACTATGAACAAAttattcacaagaaaaattggGTCTTTCTAGGTTTACAATGTTATTTACTATTGATATTTTATGGCATTCCCTAACTCCCATTAAATTTaagatttttttagaagtttaatttaaattttaagacGAATCTTACCGACAAGACCTCATGTTataagttactccctccgtcccgcaataggagtcactcttattatgggcacgagttttaagaaatgtaaaaaatagtgggttggaaaagttagtggaatatgagatccacttttttatattggttttataataaaatgtgactgaagtaagttagtggaatgtggaacctacttaccatttatggtaaaaatgaagtgtgactcatattgtggaacgtaccaaaatgacaaagtgtgactcttattgtgggacgaagggagtataagacTATCTCCAATTTTGCACAAAATCTCATTTTTTGTGTAAAAATTTTGTCAATCATATTGCAAACTtaaattattcattttctttattgAATAATACCAAATATAGGTCTACTCTAAAAAAAATTGTGAGACATATACTAACAATAATGTAAAGTTTGagtgtggtgtaaatagttggaATAAAATCACGTTTTAATATAATTTACttaaaaatgaatttagatTGATGTAAATGGTTCGAGATGACCGAACAAAATACAAAACACCATTTGATACAAATTTTGTTCTAAGTTCATATGTAAACACGGCTTGAAAACTGATCATGTTATTGACTATATCAGTCCTCCATTTGacaggaaaaaaaatgaatatgaaGACATGACAAGGACTTTGGAACCTAACTTCCCATGCATTACTAGGAAAGTTGCACCACCTAAAACTAAAAGAAGATCATTGCAGTAGTACTATTACCTAAATACTCTCCTCCTATGGTTTTTCTTCTTCTAGTAGATTGTGATGAATTGAAATATTGCTAAAAAAAATGTTCATGTGACATATCATTTTcgtaaaaatagtactcccttcgttccacagtaatagagacatttcattttgcgcactcattttataaaaataattataaatagttaaagtggagagaaaataatgtagagaagagtcttatctacaatattttctctcttactttactttttctccactttaactatttataattatttttacaaaatgagtgcGCAAAATGAAATGCCGTgaaacggaaggagtacttaattatttaaagaataattaattatgttaaAACTAGTTAATTAGAATGATAATTAACTAGCCAATATGGTCAAACTGCAATTGATCAATAGTTTTTGACGAACTGTTAATTATAAACCAAAAGATACTGTTCGAAATAAAAACCAACAGTCCAACACAGCATGTGAAAAAAGTAGAAGAGTCATTTTAAACTTTAATcataaaagaataaataaaaggGCGAATCTACGACATATTTGACATATTCATATTACAAAGTACTTAATTTTCAAACATGCTCAAATATTATGATTAGGTCAATTAAGTAGTAAATGGAGTAGAACtacataaataataataataataataataataataataataataataataataataataataataataataataataataataatgttatCAAATATCCCAATCAATCACTTTcccatttttcttaatttgatGAAAGTTCAAACTTACTTACTGAGATGTTTCCTTATTGTTTCACTCCGGAGAGAAATTTCAACAATAAAGAAGAAATCATCGTCTTTGAGGATGAAGCCAGCGTTGATTTTGAGGTGAAAACATGATCAATCTCTGCTCAGTCGTGTGCCTCTGTATCTTCTTCTTCACCCGATCATCGGCATGCCCCCTCGATCTAGAATATGTGGTCAAAATCGCCTGGGACACCTCCTCTTGCCGGCCGTCAACGGCGGCGGGTATTCCTTCCCCCAATTGCTGCCAAACACTCACCAGCCTCTACGGCGTCGCCTTCGCGCACCGCTTAAAAAACACGTCCCTATTCCGCCTCCCCGACCTCGAAACGTCGTCGTCCTGCCTCTCCAATTTCCAATCGAAACTCGACCGCCTCGGCCTCCCGCGCCAAATCGCCTCCGCCTGCTTCGCG from Salvia splendens isolate huo1 chromosome 15, SspV2, whole genome shotgun sequence encodes the following:
- the LOC121768736 gene encoding putative transferase At1g60990, chloroplastic — its product is MLSHPTSISFFSPRRSFPSALPSHKLQTPAFCCPQKKSKTGSLLSPAALPFDLSPPPIDLDPLETAAFPEEDGTPDAYASADEALDAFANGAVVVDLSDYGRVRVSGEDRIQFLHNQTTANFECLGEGQGCDTVFVTPTARTIDISHAWVMNNAVILVVSPMTCGSITEMLKKYIFFSDKVEIQDITEKTSMCALLGPKSSKIMDELNLGNLTGKAYGSHEHYSVDGMPVTVAVGSTVSVEGFTFMMSPAAAGAIRKALIGHGAVPMSPDAWETLRVLQGRPAPGKELTEEFNVLEAGLWRAVSFNKGCYKGQETISRLVTYDGIKQRFWGIRLSSQVAPGSIITVDGKKVGKLTSYTDGTKASGPFGLGYIKRRAASEGDSVTVGDTVVGTLVEVPFLKDQPPPSKA
- the LOC121768737 gene encoding dnaJ protein homolog 1-like; translated protein: MGDSSKSQTSNWYNVLGIPKSASLSEICKAYKSLVKKWHPDRNPSNKIEAQAKFCSINEAYRALSLKKREEDILKNRGGGGEGNANPSNGERKPKHKKKKSHDCDKANGLQISHPTLLSRTTSRTSPLTSPTLSSRRNNIPPAPPFGLYPLSVGDAPTTPSTPEDLVPFSKVASRRCSTPIFFSQSAARIKPPPVQKKIACTLEELCLGCVKNIKITRDAIYSGLIVEEEELLTIHVQPGWKKGTEITFEGKGDEKPGTLPADLVFSVVEKKHPLFRRDGDDLELALEVPLVQALSGCTTPIPLLGGGQMTVSIDDIIYPGYEKKVPGQGMPISKQGNRGNLRLKFLVGFPAELSNDQRVQIVNILEGCSSSFD